Proteins from one Dromiciops gliroides isolate mDroGli1 chromosome 6, mDroGli1.pri, whole genome shotgun sequence genomic window:
- the LOC122731882 gene encoding olfactory receptor 10AG1-like: MVVVKEWKIKSQRRNLTIVVEFILLGFSDLPKLQGVLFGIFLIMYMSILLGNGLIIIITKTDPSLQTPMYFFLGNFSFSEICYTSVTLPRMMMNLWTKKRNISFLNCALQLGFLLILGGTECLLLAVMAYDRYVAICKPLYYSLIMNSKVCTQLVLGSWFSAMPILIAQTYQIFSLPFCGSNILNHLFCDMPPLLKLACGKKFINEFFIYADAVVFAMVPFLLILGSYIKIITTILEMPSATGRYKAFSTCSSHLIVVVLFFGSAIITYSIPKSSSLSGVDKVLSLFYTIVTPMFNPLIYSLRNKDVIAALKKLLPKGLIS, translated from the exons ATGGTAGTTGTCAAAGAATGGAAAATTAAATCACAAA GAAGAAATCTTACAATTGTGGTGGAGTTTATTCTTCTGGGATTTTCTGACCTACCCAAACTCCAAGGGGttctttttggaattttcttaatCATGTACATGAGTATCCTGTTAGGGAATGGTCTCATCATTATAATAACCAAGACTGATCCAAGTCTTCAAACACCCATGTActtttttcttggaaatttttCCTTCTCGGAAATATGCTACACATCAGTTACTCTCCCAAGAATGATGATGAACCTTTGgaccaagaaaagaaatatttccttcttGAACTGTGCTCTACAGCTTGGATTCCTACTTATTTTAGGAGGCACTGAGTGTTTACTCCTGGCTGTGATGGCATATGACCGCTATGTGGCCATTTGTAAGCCTCTCTACTACTCGCTCATTATGAACTCCAAGGTGTGTACCCAATTGGTTCTTGGCTCATGGTTCAGTGCAATGCCTATATTGATAGCACAGACATATCAgattttctctctgcctttctgtggATCTAATATACTCAATCATCTTTTCTGTGATATGCCCCCATTACTGAAGCTGGCCTGTGGTAAGAAATTTATTAATGAGTTCTTTATCTATGCTGATGCTGTGGTGTTTGCTATGGTTCCATTTCTTTTGATCCTTGGGtcctatataaaaattataactaCCATTCTGGAGATGCCCTCAGCCACTGGGAGATATAAAGCCTTTTCCACTTGTTCCTCCCACCTCATAGTAGTAGTCTTATTCTTTGGATCAGCTATCATCACATATTCAATACCCAAGTCTAGTAGTTTGTCAGGCGTAGACAAAGTGCTCTCTCTTTTCTACACCATTGTGACACCAATGTTTAACCCCCTGATTTATAGCTTAAGGAACAAGGATGTCATTGCTGCCCTGAAAAAATTATTACCTAAAGGGCTTATATCATGA